In Leclercia pneumoniae, the genomic window CATTGGCGGCATTAACGAGGCGTTCTATCTCTCTCAACTGGCAGCACTGGGGAAACCCGGCGCGACAATCACGCGTTATGACAAAGGTCCGTTTAAATGCACATCGGCCTGTACCGATGCGGTGTTCTCACCGGAGTGGCGTTATTACTGGCAGGTCAACATGCCAGCCTCGACGGACGCAACCTGGATGACATGTACCGACGACTGCGAAACACCGATTCGATACTGGGGCGATACCGTCGCTGAGTGTGTCATCAACAAACTTTGTCCTTCTCACACCTACGTTATTTTCAAATATCCGTAAACGGAGATTCTATGCACCGTATTGATACTCCCTCCGCGCAAAAGGATAAGTTCGGCGCGGGCAAAAATGGCTTTACCCGGGGTAACCCACAGACAGGAACTCCTGCGACCGATCTTGATGATGACTACTTTGACATGCTGCAGGAAGAGCTTGCCAGCGTAGTCGAGGCGGCAGGCATTACTCTCGATAAAACCAAACATGACCAGCTATTACAGGCCTTGCCCTTAATTGCGGGGTTTGGTTTCAGGAGCCGCATCATCTTTAATGTCGCGGGTGTAACAAACTGGAATGTTCCGGACATTCTCAAATCGGGCAAACGCAAAGCGCTGGTGAAAGTCATCGGAGCCGGTGCCAGCGGCGGACGCCTTGACGTCGGCGGCGGCGGCGGCGGTGGCGCGGGCGGGATTGCCGAGAAATTACTGGATCTCACTGACGTAGACACTGTGACAATTACGGTCGGCAAAGGTGGAGAGTTGGCAATGGGCGCACCGCAATCCCCCGGCGTGGGCGGTGGTTCATCATCATTTGGTTCATATCTTTCCGCCACCGGAGGTGGTCGCGGGGCTACGCCAAGCGGTGGCGCGTCGGGGGTAGGTTCCGGAGGTGATGACAACAGTGGTATTGGCCCAGGAACGGCTGGAAGCAGTAGCGGCTCTGGATATGTGGGCGGTACAGGAGGAGGCGCGGGTGGTGCAGGTCCGTATCACTTAACGCTGACGGATGGTAACGATGCCGTAGGGCCAGGCGGCGGTGGTTCTGGCTGTGCAAAATCTACAGCAAGTGCCTCAGCCAAACCCGGCAAAGGCGGGGACGGCCTGATAATGATTATGTGGTAACAGGAGAAGATTTTATGTGGGCTCGTATTGATATTGATCCAGAAAACAGGGAATTGGAAAGCGTAGCGGAGCTAACGGACATTGATCCCGATGGGCGATTTCATCCCTCTTTAGTGTGGATTGAATGCCTAGCCGGCACGCAGCAGGGTTATATCTATGATGGTTCGGGTTTCATTCCACCCATTCCTGTTTAAAGCATTGCGGACATTTAACGCTTGATCTATTCACCTTGAATTAATACTGTATATAAATACAGTTGAATGGAGTGAAGTTCATGCCCCGCAAATTAGACCTTCGCGCCGCATTCGTTGCGGCAGTTCACAAAAATCCGAAAGGGTACCAGTGCCTGCATACCTCAGATTTTATCCGGGAGTTGCGCGCCAGGAACTGGCATTTCACTGAGCAGGATGCCAACGACTGGATAGAACGGTACCAGGCTGGGTTCGTTGATAAAACACCGAATGAAAGCCCGAACCGTTTCTGGATCATGCGCAACATGGGGTATGTACGATAATGGGTTTCGTATCGCCGGCAGGCGACTATGTTGAGCGCAGGTTAAACCCTGAGGACATGCTTACAACCGATCAGAGCCGTATCCTTGAAACCTCTACAGGGTATGCTGTGATTGAACCTGTATCCAGGCTGAAGCAGGGCATGGTGCTTATTCTACGCTGTGACGGGCATACGCAATTTGCGAAGCTGCAGGGGGGGTCACTGATAACTGAAGATGGTGAAGCGATAGAAGGAGAGGCGGCAGAGCAGGTTGAAGTGTTAGGAAGGGTGACGTTCTTCATCAATCGAGCATCGGATGATGACACACCGGTTTAAACTGGAACGATCAATTCAGGTCCCTGATTCTTTACATTGCCAACGGCACGTGTCACAGCGTGCCAGATAAACCGATCTGCAGGTACCGCGCCATCAGACGCAATACTTTCGGCCTCTTTTCCTCCAACATCTTGCCGCATCCACTCACGAGCCGCTTCTGGTGACAAAACAACTGGACGACGGTCATGAACGTCAACCAACCCCTTATCAGCCGCTGATGTCACAATCAGAAAGCCCTCAGCCTCATCACCCCTATCAAATGGTGTACTACCAATAGCAGCCATGTAAATTGGTTGCCCGTCTTCCCGATGAATAAAGTAGGGGGTTTTAACTGATCCCTCTTTCTTCCATTCGAACCATCCATCAGCAAAGCAGATCGCTCTCCCATGTTGCCATAATGGTTTGAACATTCTGCTGGTGGCCGCTGTTTCAACTCTTGCGTTAATGAGCGGTGGTTTGTCCCACCATCCTGGTGCGTATCCCCACAGTACAGGATCAAGATGTAGCTGTTCGTCTCTCTCACTCAACAGTAAGACTTTCGTGCCTGGCGAGACGTTGAAACGACCAATAGGTTCAGGATCATAGGCAATATTACGTTCTGCATCCTCAGATAGGAGAGCAAGGTAATCCTCACGTGTCATTGATTGTGCAAAACGTCCACACATAGATACCTCCAGGCAGATGTCATGCTGAAATTATAGGCAGGGAATTAACAATATTCGCAGCAGTTAGTTTGACTAAAATGATGATGAAAGTGGTTATCAAAACTTAAAAGTTTTTAGGCTAAATCAACGAGTTAGTTTGTAGTCATAAATGAGTGATGTGAATGTTATTTCTGAAAATATAAACTGTATATCAATGAGTTAAGTTCAATACAAAGAAATACTGCTCCGTCATATGGAGTGGTTCGAAGCCGCTGACCTTATCGTTAAAGGTATGGAAGGCGCGATCAACAACAAGACCGTGACCTATGACTTCGAACGTCTGATGGAAGGCGCTAAACTGCTGAAATGTTCAGAGTTTGGTGACGCGATCATCGAAAACATGTAATCCAGTCACTGGGTTATACAAGAACGGGAGCCGAAGGGCTCCCGTTTTTTTATGCTTGATAAACTTTTCCCTTATACCGGGCGGCTCGAGGTTGCCACGCATAGTGTGATAACGGCTGAGTTATATATCAAGGCGAGTGGTATTGAGGGCTGTAATAGTATTTGCTGCTGCGCTTATGATTATCCAAATTATTATTCGGAATAATCGGAAAGGAGATTTTGCATTAATAAATGGCGCGTCAAAACGGCCTCTTTAAACCTTATGCTCTCTGCGGTACAGGGGTGAAGAAGAGTGTAAACAGCCCGGTAAACACCGGGCCTGCTCAGTTAAAACCAGTTGAATTTGGCGGACAGCAGACATAACAGCGCGCCTGCTGAAACAACATTTATAAAAATGATGAATCGACTAGATACGTTCATATTATCAATTTATGTATAGGATATTGGGTAATGACTCCAACTTATTGATAGTGTTTTATGTTCAGATAATGCCCGATGACTTTGTCATGCAGCTCCACCGATTTTGAGAACGACAGCGACTTCCGTCCCAGCCGTGCCAGGTGCTGCCTCAGATTCAGGTTATGCCGCTCAATTCGCTGCGTATATCGCTTGCTGATTACGTGCAGCTTTCCCTTCAGGCGGGATTCATACAGCGGCCAGCCATCCGTCATCCATATCACCACGTCAAAGGGTGACAGCAGGCTCATAAGACGCCCCAGCGTCGCCATAGTGCGTTCACCGAATACGTGCGCAACAACCGTCTTCCGGAGCCTGTCATACGCGTAAAACAGCCAGCGCTGGAGCGATTTAGCCCCGACATAGCCCCACTGTTCGTCCATTTCCGCGCAGACGATGACGTCACTGCCCGGCTGTATGCGCGAGGTTACCGACTGCGGCCTGAGTTTTTTAAGTGACGTAAAATCGTGTTGAGGCCAACGCCCATAATGCGGGCGGTTGCCCGGCATCCAACGCCATTCATGGCCATATCAATGATTTTCTGGTGCGTACCGGGTTGAGAAGCGGTGTAAGTGAACTGCAGTTGCCATGTTTTACGGCAGTGAGAGCAGAGATAGCGCTGATGTCCGGCGGTGCTTTTGCCGTTACGCACCACCCCGTCAGTAGCTGAACAGGAGGGACAGCTGATAGAAACAGAAGCCACTGGAGCACCTCAAAAACACCATCATACACTAAATCAGTAAGTTGGCAGCATCACCGGATATTGAACCAGTGCGAATAATCGTAATAGCAAATGCTAAAACGATCAATGCGGATATAGATAAAAAAAAGCCCACACGAGGTGGGCAAGAAATACTGGAAGCAATGTGAGCAATGTCGTACTGAATACCTGAGTGTTTCGCTCAACTATTCAGTATTGAGAAAGATAATCTTTCTCATTGGAACATGCAACCCCTTCTTTTGTGCGGATTGCCTCTTTTTCAGATGGCGTTAAATCGTGCACGTGATGCTTATCACAATTTGCAAATCTGAATCCTGTGCTATCCTTTGTGTGTACTTGATTTAACGACAAAAACCATACAGAGAGGAACGATATGGGAATTTTATCCTGGATTATCTTTGGGCTTATCGCGGGTATTCTGGCGAAGTGGATCATGCCGGGCAAAGACGGCGGCGGCTTCATTGTCACCATCATCCTGGGGATTATTGGTGCCGTGGTCGGCGGTTGGATCAGTACACTTTTCGGGTTCGGCAAAGTGGATGGGTTTAACTTCGGTAGCTTTGTAGTCGCGGTGATCGGTGCGCTGGTCGTGCTGTTTGTTTACCGTAAAATCAAGAGCTAACAGATAAAAAGACCGCCTTCTGGCGGTCTTTTTATTGTCATCACCACCAGCCCAGTTGGCTTCCGGCTACGGCAACAACGGCGACAATCAGCATAATAATGGTCGTTTTTCTCATTTATCCTCCCGGTGCCGCGTAACCGCCGACAAAAAACCACGTTAAAAATACTACCGCCGTTATAAAGATAACGACCGGAAACAAAATACCGATCCGCATGTTTTTATCCATCCTGATAATCAAAGCCCGTTGAGTGTACGGGGTTAATCCACATTGAGGAAAGCGGTTTTACGTCGGGATTTTTTATCCACGTACATCGCCGCATCGGCCGAGCGCAGGGCGCTGTCGGCATCAGTCGAAAGCGGATCCACTTCGATTACCCCAAGGCTGGCCCCTGGATAGACAATATGCACATTCCCTAGCCAATACTCTCCGGCAATACGCGCATTGATTTGTGTCTTCAATAGTGAGAGCGATTGCTCTTCCTGCGTTCCCTCATTCCGGGACAGGCAAGCAACCATAAACTCGTCTCCGCCCAGTCTGCCGACGATATCATCATCACGACGGCCGTCGTTAAGCCGCTTCCCCACTTCAACCAGGAACTTGTCACCCGCTTCATGGCCAAAGCGGTCATTAATCAGTTTGAAATCGTCCAGATCGATATAAGCGATAATGGCGTTCTGCTTTACGTGTCGCGCCAGGGAGAAAAGGGTAGAGAGGTCTTCAAAAATCGCGCGTCGATTTGGCAGGCCCGTCAGCGCATCGGTATAGGAGTAGGCAATCAACGCCGCGTTGGCTTCCCGCAGTTGAGTGACCAGCGACTCTTTTTCAATGGACTGGGCAATCAGCCCGGCAAACAACTTCAGCACATGTTCGGCGCGCTCGCTCAATCTCTTTTTATGCGTGCTGGTCGCGCACAGGGTGCCGTAGAGAGACCCATCCGCAAGATGAATGGGGATGCTCATATAGGTGGTGATCCCCAGCGCTCTGGCTGCATCGCAATCGGGAAACTGCTCCCCAACGTGATCGCTAAAAAAGGTACTGGAGTCGATCGCCCGCTTACACAGGGTATCGCCCCAGGGAACGCTCAACCCTTCCGGGATCTGCATCTGCTGGCTATTACGGGCATAAAGAATATGCTGCAAACGGGCGCTGATATCGATTTTAGTGAGATAGGTAGACTCCATCTCGGTAACAATCTCGAGCATTTCAAGAAGCTGGCGCACCAGACTCTCAAGAGATTGTTCGGTGGCAAGCGTTTCAGAAACACGGGCAAGAATAAGATCCGACATGCGATGCTCGACTCCCATACAGAGACCTCTGTATCTGTATGTTTTGCTGAAAAAATGGGCTTCGGCGCATAGTAAAACATGAATGTGAATAATTTGATATATCCAGGAATCGTCCGTTATGTTTCGGCGAGAGAATAAAAAAAGCCCCGGTAGTTAACCGGGGCAAAATAGATCTTGATTACGGAATGATGTTCTCTGGTCAAGGTGAGAACGGGGCCACTATAACCCCCAAAGATGCAGTATTAATGAAGAAATCATGGAGAAGGTGATTGCGATAATAGGCGGGATTAAGAATAATCTTAGCCCTCAGAATTCAACCTGCAATGAGTGAAGCATGTTTCAGTTAAAGCCGGGCAACCTGGCGTTAGTCATTGGCGCCCGTACGACTGCCGGCCGTCGCAATATTGGTAAATCCGTTGAGCTGTTTGGTCTTTGCCAGCCTGGACAGCGTTTTTTGAACCCGGTGAATGGCGTAATAACCGAAATGCCAGATACCGCCGAACGCGCGCTCTGGCTGGTGACCGGCGATGTCTTTGCCTGTGATAATCAGCACGGTTTTGCCTTTGTGCGCCCGGAACATCTGCTGCCGCTCAATCCGCAACAACTACCAGAAACCTTGCTCACAGCACTGCACGACTAAATTACAGACGGCGGAGCCATGCGGCCAACACCTGGGCGTGGTTCTGCTCGCGATCTTTCGCACCATAGAGCAGCGTGACCCTTTGTTTATCTGCTAGCCTGGCGATGCGTTTTCCTTCCTCGACGTTTTCTTCCAGCTCTTGCTGATACGCCTTACTGAAGTTGGCAAAGTCGATGGTTTCGCTATGGAAGGCTTTGCGCAGCTCGCCTGAAGGCGCCAGGACCTTGCACCATTCATCGCAGGCCAGGTCCGTTTTCTTCACTCCTCGTGGCCAGAGACGGTCAACCAGAATGCGGTACCCATCCTCTTTACTGGCGTCGTCATAGAGACGTTTGCACTGAATCATGATCCTTATCTCCTTATTTTGCCACCTAATTTAAGGTGTTGTGATAATTGCAAAAGATCGGTAGTCTGAGATTCCTTATGTTATCCGGAATTTTTCTGGCATAAGGAATACCTGATGGAACACACTCCGCAAAAAGATACCCTCCGCATTGCCCTGGTCGGGGATTATAACCCTGACGTTCTGGCGCACCAGGCGATACCGCTCGCCATTGATGATGCCGCCGCTGTACTGGATATTACCGCTGATTACGACTGGATAGCGACCATCGAGCTTAGTAGTCCGGAGGATCTGGTCGGTTATGACGCACTCTGGCTGGTTCCGGCAAGTCCTTATAAAAACGTGCAAGCGGCGTTCATTGCCGCCCGCTATGCCCGCGAAAACAGCCTCCCGTTCCTCGGTACCTGTGGCGGCTTCCAGCATGCGCTGATTGAATATGCGCGTAACGTGCTGGGCTGGCATGACGCTGCCCATGCCGAAACGGACCGTGACGGGCGCATGGTGATCGCTCCGCTCACCTGTTCTCTGGTGGAGGTCACGAACACCATCGAGTTGCGCGCCAATACCCTGATTGCGAAAGCGTATGGTCGGGAAGAGATTGTCGAGGGGTATCACTGCAACTACGGTGTGTCTGAAGCCTTCGCGGCAGAGCTGGAAAAGGGCGACCTGCGGGTGACCGGCTGGGATGAACAGGGTGATATTCGCGCCGTTGAGTTAGTGACGCATCCGTTTTTTGTCGCCACGCTGTTCCAGCATGAGCGTGCGGCGCTGGATGGGCGTCCTGCGCCGCTGGTGCAGGCACTGCTGCGTGCGGCGCAGGGCTAAAGGCCTGTTAACGCGGCGCGATCTCCCGGTCGCGCCCGGCCAGTATGCCGCAACCGGCCATCACGATTGAGGCCAGCGCACAGGCAAGCAGCGGGATATGCCAGTCGCCGCTGGTATCATGAATTTTCCCCATCAGCGGTGGGCCGCAGGCGGCCAGCAAATAGCCCACCGACTGCGCCATCCCCGAAAGCGCCGCAGCCTGATGCGCGGAACTGGCACGCAGGCCAATAAAGGTCAGGCCGAGAATCATCGTCGCCCCTGAACCGAAGCCGAATATCAGCGTCCAGACCACCGCCTGCGAGGGCATAAACCAAAAGCCGGCGGCACTGACCGCACACATTAACGCTACCACTCCGGCCAGCGCGCGCTGATCTTTCAGACGGTGAAGGATCAGCGGAACGGCCAGCCCCGGGGCGGCAGTGGCCAGCTGCAGCAGGCCGTGCATGGAGCCGGCTTCGGTTTCGCTGTAGCCGTGACTTTGTAAAATAGCGGGTAACCAGCCGATAATGACGTAATAGATCAGCGAGTTAATGCCGAGGAACAGCGTCACTTGCCAGGCCAACGGTGAGCGCCAGATCCCCCGGTTATGCAGCGC contains:
- a CDS encoding GlsB/YeaQ/YmgE family stress response membrane protein, which codes for MGILSWIIFGLIAGILAKWIMPGKDGGGFIVTIILGIIGAVVGGWISTLFGFGKVDGFNFGSFVVAVIGALVVLFVYRKIKS
- a CDS encoding DUF488 domain-containing protein; protein product: MIQCKRLYDDASKEDGYRILVDRLWPRGVKKTDLACDEWCKVLAPSGELRKAFHSETIDFANFSKAYQQELEENVEEGKRIARLADKQRVTLLYGAKDREQNHAQVLAAWLRRL
- a CDS encoding glycine-rich domain-containing protein, producing MHRIDTPSAQKDKFGAGKNGFTRGNPQTGTPATDLDDDYFDMLQEELASVVEAAGITLDKTKHDQLLQALPLIAGFGFRSRIIFNVAGVTNWNVPDILKSGKRKALVKVIGAGASGGRLDVGGGGGGGAGGIAEKLLDLTDVDTVTITVGKGGELAMGAPQSPGVGGGSSSFGSYLSATGGGRGATPSGGASGVGSGGDDNSGIGPGTAGSSSGSGYVGGTGGGAGGAGPYHLTLTDGNDAVGPGGGGSGCAKSTASASAKPGKGGDGLIMIMW
- a CDS encoding CTP synthase C-terminal region-related (seleno)protein codes for the protein MEHTPQKDTLRIALVGDYNPDVLAHQAIPLAIDDAAAVLDITADYDWIATIELSSPEDLVGYDALWLVPASPYKNVQAAFIAARYARENSLPFLGTCGGFQHALIEYARNVLGWHDAAHAETDRDGRMVIAPLTCSLVEVTNTIELRANTLIAKAYGREEIVEGYHCNYGVSEAFAAELEKGDLRVTGWDEQGDIRAVELVTHPFFVATLFQHERAALDGRPAPLVQALLRAAQG
- the yoaJ gene encoding protein YoaJ, which produces MRKTTIIMLIVAVVAVAGSQLGWW
- a CDS encoding IS1-like element IS1A family transposase (programmed frameshift); this encodes MASVSISCPSCSATDGVVRNGKSTAGHQRYLCSHCRKTWQLQFTYTASQPGTHQKIIDMAMNGVGCRATARIMGVGLNTILRHFKKLRPQSVTSRIQPGSDVIVCAEMDEQWGYVGAKSLQRWLFYAYDRLRKTVVAHVFGERTMATLGRLMSLLSPFDVVIWMTDGWPLYESRLKGKLHVISKRYTQRIERHNLNLRQHLARLGRKSLSFSKSVELHDKVIGHYLNIKHYQ
- a CDS encoding sensor domain-containing diguanylate cyclase codes for the protein MSDLILARVSETLATEQSLESLVRQLLEMLEIVTEMESTYLTKIDISARLQHILYARNSQQMQIPEGLSVPWGDTLCKRAIDSSTFFSDHVGEQFPDCDAARALGITTYMSIPIHLADGSLYGTLCATSTHKKRLSERAEHVLKLFAGLIAQSIEKESLVTQLREANAALIAYSYTDALTGLPNRRAIFEDLSTLFSLARHVKQNAIIAYIDLDDFKLINDRFGHEAGDKFLVEVGKRLNDGRRDDDIVGRLGGDEFMVACLSRNEGTQEEQSLSLLKTQINARIAGEYWLGNVHIVYPGASLGVIEVDPLSTDADSALRSADAAMYVDKKSRRKTAFLNVD
- a CDS encoding YoaK family small membrane protein, with protein sequence MRIGILFPVVIFITAVVFLTWFFVGGYAAPGG
- the yncL gene encoding stress response membrane protein YncL — encoded protein: MNVSSRFIIFINVVSAGALLCLLSAKFNWF
- a CDS encoding YmfQ family protein codes for the protein MDVTDDDYISLLSALLPPGPAWSTDDVAIRGVAPSLRRVHERADELMLELDPRTTSELIDRWEKCCGLPDECIPTGTQTLRQRQKRLDAKVNLIGGINEAFYLSQLAALGKPGATITRYDKGPFKCTSACTDAVFSPEWRYYWQVNMPASTDATWMTCTDDCETPIRYWGDTVAECVINKLCPSHTYVIFKYP
- a CDS encoding SOS response-associated peptidase, whose product is MCGRFAQSMTREDYLALLSEDAERNIAYDPEPIGRFNVSPGTKVLLLSERDEQLHLDPVLWGYAPGWWDKPPLINARVETAATSRMFKPLWQHGRAICFADGWFEWKKEGSVKTPYFIHREDGQPIYMAAIGSTPFDRGDEAEGFLIVTSAADKGLVDVHDRRPVVLSPEAAREWMRQDVGGKEAESIASDGAVPADRFIWHAVTRAVGNVKNQGPELIVPV